In Drosophila yakuba strain Tai18E2 chromosome X, Prin_Dyak_Tai18E2_2.1, whole genome shotgun sequence, a single genomic region encodes these proteins:
- the LOC6524625 gene encoding uncharacterized protein LOC6524625, with protein MTTKIIYKKWPACSKPHQSDSQLSLDKQQSLLNKIEKYLNTLTNMANTLSFAILLAAISIALALSTTTTASTRQPVPTVTEKSVEKDEAMESLERRDKRQLTANGGQSSLAGSTGNYPVFFDGLNVNPPLQQLPPLQQLPPLQQLPPLQQLQPLQPITVVTPVASSSNAQSQQPQSGWLPQFGQNLPLIGTWVGGLPNLINGLGLGSLNGGFGTLGGLNLGNLGLGAVAPVASLPGQLVGSSPNPQTTCPLTQKLNCRCEPLIQLPGLKPSTNPLRTQLVQILRQNARKNDDGSQEVRVVLSTGHVIYQRTSKERGQNGYLAMRIQSGRYFTIYYSVNEKEYTVRADVKDTPPSSDFEDELNGQL; from the exons ATGACCACAAAAATCATATATAAGAAGTGGCCAGCCTGCTCAAAGCCACATCAAAGCGACTCACAGCTCAGTCTGGATAAGCAACAATCCttattgaataaaattgaaaaatatttgaatactCTAACAAACATGGCCAACACGCTCAGTTTTGCCATCCTCCTGgctgccatttccattgcacTGGCCTTAAGCACAACAACTACAGCAAGTACACGGCAGCCAGTGCCCACTGTCACTGAAAAGTCCGTGGAAAAGGACGAGGCCATGGAGTCCTTGGAACGCCGTGACAAGCGCCAACTG ACTGCCAATGGTGGCCAGAGCAGCCTGGCTGGTTCCACTGGCAACTATCCCGTTTTCTTCGACGGCCTGAATGTGAATCCCCCGCTGCAGCAACTGCCGCCCCTGCAGCAACTACCCCCCCTGCAGCAACTGCCCCCcctgcagcaactgcagcccCTGCAGCCGATCACCGTGGTGACGCCTGTGGCCTCCAGTTCGAATGCCCAGAGCCAGCAGCCGCAATCCGGCTGGCTGCCGCAATTTGGCCAGAATCTGCCGCTCATTGGCACTTGGGTCGGTGGCCTGCCCAATTTGATCAACGGCCTGGGACTCGGTTCGCTGAACGGCGGCTTCGGCACTCTGGGTGGCTTGAATCTGGGCAACCTGGGACTGGGTGCAGTGGCGCCGGTGGCTTCGTTGCCTGGACAACTGGTCGGCTCGTCGCCCAATCCACAGACGACTTGTCCGCTCACCCAGAAGCTCAACTGCCGCTGCGAGCCGCTCATACAGCTGCCGGGTCTGAAGCCCAGTACCAATCCGCTGAGGACGCAGCTGGTGCAGATCCTGCGACAGAATGCGCGCAAGAACGACGATGGTTCGCAGGAGGTGCGCGTAGTGCTGAGCACTGGTCATGTGATCTACCAGCGGACGAGCAAGGAGCGCGGCCAGAATGGCTATCTGGCCATGAGGATCCAGTCGGGCAGGTACTTCACCATCTACTACAGTGTCAACGAGAAGGAGTACACGGTGCGTGCGGATGTTAAGGACACGCCACCCAGCTCCGATTTCGAGGACGAGCTTAATGGTCAGCTCTAG
- the LOC120322402 gene encoding LOW QUALITY PROTEIN: uncharacterized protein LOC120322402 (The sequence of the model RefSeq protein was modified relative to this genomic sequence to represent the inferred CDS: substituted 1 base at 1 genomic stop codon): MTANKQPLSAATNRQKLKTVGIPLHVRDAAKATPSPHIATNLVCPWWVAYTARKCGFTQKFEFVIKSSTMKXVYYIYIYLLLISIYKIDVLMELY, encoded by the exons atgacagCTAACAAACAACCGTTAAGTGCCGcaacaaatcgccaaaaattgaaaactgtgGGAATACCGCTCCACGTCAGGGACGCCGCAAAAGCCACGCCAAGCCCACACATAGCTACAAATCTCGTTTGCCCATGGTGGGTTGCgtacacagcgagaaaatgTGGG TTTACTCAAAAGTTcgaatttgtaataaaatccTCTACGATGAAGTAAGTatactatatttatatttatcttttgctaatatctatatataaaattgatGTTTTAATGGAGCTGTattaa
- the LOC6524621 gene encoding uncharacterized protein LOC6524621, with protein MPHNQLSNSACNMCPHLKQFYASSLMVSLAILLLLQPVDARWTRRPRRTTTPRSTTTSRTTASPDRHQHVHHWPPLVAPPQPQPQPQQVVVVQPPTHTSETSPRLIDSFDQRSLDGQYEFRYQLDNGNTRYERAYWLPVGKDVVLAKKGYYSVPLPNDKYSTVFYTADHRGYHVDRQTLSAEQPLLPRSLEVPGVERVVDSGIATVTGMGTGMGTGTGTGTKRNSISDPERNELPVEVDADADEDVDVDVDVDASDAATELVPNAVKQVETETEPSTLANDILATETPADSHDDDHDDDDDGDGDEDEDVDDDEGASN; from the exons ATGCCACACAATCAATTATCGAATTCTGCGTGCAACATGTGCCCACATTTGAAGCAGTTCTATGCCAGTTCCCTAATGGTTAGCCTGGccatcctgctgctcctgcagccCGTGGATGCACGTTGGACTCGCAGACCCAGGCGCACCACCACGCCCAggagcaccaccaccagcagaaCCACCGCCAGTCCGGATCGCCACCAGCATGTGCACCACTGGCCGCCACTGGTGGCACCACCTCAACCACAACCACAGCCACAACAAGTAGTTGTGGTGcagccacccactcacacCAGTGAGACTAGTCCGCGTCTCATCGATAGCTTCGATCAGAGATCACTGGATGGGCAGTACGAGTTCAG ATATCAGCTGGATAATGGCAACACACGATATGAGCGCGCCTACTGGCTGCCCGTGGGCAAGGATGTCGTTCTGGCCAAGAAGGGTTACTACTCGGTGCCACTGCCCAATGACAAGTACTCCACGGTGTTCTACACCGCCGATCATCGTGGCTACCACGTGGACAGGC AGACATTATCCGCAGAGCAGCCGCTGTTGCCGCGCAGCTTAGAAGTGCCCGGCGTGGAGAGGGTTGTGGACTCCGGAATAGCCACGGTTACGGGTATGGGTACGGGTATGGGTACGGGTACGGGTACGGGGACTAAGCGAAATTCAATAAGCGACCCGGAGCGTAACGAGCTGCCTGTGGAagtggatgcggatgcggatgaggacgtagatgtggatgtggatgtggacgcAAGTGACGCTGCCACCGAGCTGGTTCCTAAC GCTGTAAAGCAAgtcgaaaccgaaaccgaaccATCAACTTTGGCCAACGACATTTTGGCAACTGAAACACCAGCCGACAGCCACGATGATGATcacgatgacgatgacgatggcgatggtgatgaggatgaggatgttgatgatgatgaaggcGCCTCAAACTGA
- the LOC6524620 gene encoding armadillo-like helical domain-containing protein 4 has protein sequence MLWLICGQPCEWPAHRSRVFHIYIVDHVGGDGSQSAPKMPSNQYHLLQLHLLLSALLLTCGQRTPVRVPPRDLQLPNFGGESFERFDTGSATTSASTSTSSSGSSESQETSEEMREQLKQLLGDQLATAFAPLGTTPFTRRQPAIASPSSGAAARSQFANDPDQGQEVESPEQDNEQEEEEEEEEAEEEEPEQEATPQPPALSQAGGAVEEPAGGQVEEEEPEDYNAWRDNFYELNEDGSYVFGYSIPHGIRRWEKGYYSEEQHGRVVEGFYVQPRHDAQGLRYELRCYTADSEGYQPLPVEFLRTPPIVVRDVVPRVNCFRNAKK, from the exons ATGCTGTGGCTGATTTGTGGCCAGCCGTGTGAATGGCCAGCTCATCGGAGTCGTGTGTTCCACATATATATAGTGGACCATGTCGGAGGGGACGGTAGTCAGTCAGCGCCCAAGATGCCATCCAATCAGTATcacctgctgcagctgcatctgcTCCTCTCCGCCTTGCTGCTGACCTGCGGCCAAAGGACACCGGTTCGCGTTCCACCGCGGGATCTGCAGCTGCCCAACTTTGGGGGCGAGAGCTTCGAGAGATTCGACACCGGATCGGCAACCACATCGGCatcgacgtcgacgtcgagCAGCGGAAGCAGCGAGAGCCAGGAGACCAGCGAGGAGATGCGGGAGCAACTGAAGCAGCTTCTGGGCGACCAACTGGCCACCGCCTTTGCCCCCCTGGGCACCACGCCATTCACCAGGCGGCAGCCGGCCATTGCGTCACCCAGCTCGGGGGCAGCTGCTCGTTCCCAGTTCGCCAACGATCCGGATCAGGGCCAGGAAGTGGAATCCCCGGAACAGGACAacgagcaggaggaggaggaggaggaagaggaggcagaggaggaggagccggaACAGGAGGCTACTCCACAACCTCCAGCTCTTTCGCAAGCGGGAGGCGCCGTAGAGGAGCCAGCTGGTGGtcaggtggaggaggaggagccagAGGACTATAATGCCTGGCGCGACAATTTctacgaactcaacgaggaCGGAAGCTATGTCTTTGG CTACTCCATTCCGCACGGCATTCGTCGCTGGGAGAAGGGCTACTATTCGGAGGAGCAACATGGTCGCGTGGTCGAGGGCTTCTATGTCCAGCCCCGCCACGATGCCCAGGGCCTGAGGTACGAGCTTCGATGCTACACAGCCGATTCCGAGGGCTATCAGCCACTGCCAG TGGAGTTTCTGAGGACGCCGCCCATCGTAGTGCGCGATGTAGTGCCGCGTGTCAATTGCTTTCGAAAtgctaaaaaataa
- the LOC6524624 gene encoding ras guanine nucleotide exchange factor G, which translates to MSSNRIRPELVLLQLLLLLAATLIPLLQAGIVTAPHFDSDSVSDLDSVSDSDPDTTTIATTNDYDPHAEMQQQHLESETEATAAQVDGQRIDCKLTFDAATMDSLGCHNEGALTAREGAWLATDSGNKPMEELPEANPDAWRPRHLKSPDSQPIYELQLVVWPSDIEDGDDFSPPLATTTSTTTTTARTTRGTSSSTSSTTSTTTTKPNQIGTPIEQVWPLYEDQLVVFPQMDFEEENLDYFFDEVPPTPTPTTTTTTTTTTTLRPTSSSHPTGTPTPTPIYVVENYHVVHPNGTEEYKLVMSNGLVNYKKLYTKRVADRLINVQEGYNAVPIPGPRNQIQTQYYIADERGYNVYRIELHYQQPGLPKHLHYKATKATNM; encoded by the exons ATGTCATCAAACAGAATCCGGCCGGAGTTGgtgctcctgcagctgctgctgctgctggcggccACACTAATCCCTTTGCTGCAGGCCGGCATAGTTACAGCTCCGCACTTcgattcggattcggtttcggatttggattcggttTCGGATTCGGATCCGGACACCACCACCATTGCCACCACCAACGACTATGACCCGCATGCggagatgcagcagcagcatctggaATCGGAGACGGAGGCCACTGCTGCTCAAGTGGATGGCCAACGCATCGACTGCAAATTGACTTTCGATGCGGCGACAATGGACTCGTTAGGCTGCCACAATGAGGGGGCGTTGACGGCGAGGGAGGGGGCGTGGTTGGCCACCGACAGTGGTAATAAGCCGATGGAGGAGTTGCCAGAAGCAAATCCGGACGCCTGGCGGCCACGCCACTTGAAGTCCCCGGACAGCCAGCCCATCTATGAATTACAATTGGTTGTTTGGCCCAGTGACATCGAGGATGGTGATGACTTTAGTCCGCCgctggccaccaccaccagcaccacaacaacaacagcaaggaCCACTAGAGGCACCAGCAGCAGTACGAGTAGCACGACGAGCACCACAACCACCAAGCCCAACCAAATTGGGACACCTATTGAGCAAGTGTGGCCATTGTACGAGGATCAATTGGTTGTATTTCCGCAAATGGACTTTGAAGAGGAGAATCTTGATTATTTCTTCGACGAAGTgccaccaacaccaacaccaacaaccacgacgacgacgacgacgacgacgacccTTCGACCAACAAGCAGCAGTCATCCCACGGGCACGCCCACTCCCACGCCCATCTATGTTGTGGAAAACTATCACGTTGTACACCCCAACGGCACCGAGGAGTACAA ATTGGTGATGAGCAACGGCCTGGTGAACTACAAGAAGCTGTACACCAAGCGAGTGGCCGACCGGCTGATCAACGTGCAGGAGGGCTACAATGCGGTGCCCATTCCGGGACCCAGGAATCAAATCCAGACGCAGTACTACATTGCCGACGAGCGGGGCTACAATGTGTATAGAA TCGAGCTGCACTATCAGCAGCCAGGGTTGCCCAAACATTTGCATTACAAAGCCACAAAAGCGACCAATATGTGA
- the LOC6524623 gene encoding larval cuticle protein 16/17 → MATSGSILVAIFLLSATLISGQQIKETAPTARLLDRFDNRYPDGSYEYRFELDDGTARYERGYFAKINDVKTLMVVGYYAYRMTDGRYITVFYNADQFGYRQNQSITPQEYPNLPRSIEVPMVSEASAASAASSTSDGISSSQARLEAHGNPAMTTTTPRGAGTNRRGRY, encoded by the exons ATGGCCACTTCCGGTTCGATCCTGGTCGCCATCTTCCTGCTGAGCGCCACCCTCATTTCCGGCCAGCAGATCAAAGAGACCGCGCCCACAGCGCGATTACTGGATCGCTTCGATAACCGATACCCCGACGGAAGCTACGAGTATCGCTTCGAATTGGACGACGGTACAGCTCGCTATGAACGCGGCTATTTCGCGAAGATCAACGATGTGAAGACCCTAATGGTCGTGGGCTACTACGCCTATCGGATGACCGACGGGCGTTACATCACCGTGTTCTACAATGCCGATCAATTTGGCTATCGGCAGAATCAGT CGATCACGCCGCAGGAATATCCCAATCTGCCGCGCTCCATCGAGGTGCCCATGGTCAGCGAGGCATCTGCGGCATCGGCGGCATCCTCGACATCCGATGGCATCTCCAGTTCCCAAGCCAGGCTGGAGGCCCATGGTAACCCCGCCATGACGACGACCACGCCCCGGGGGGCGGGCACAAATCGCAGGGGCCGCTACTGA